A genomic region of Caulobacter vibrioides contains the following coding sequences:
- a CDS encoding type II toxin-antitoxin system VapC family toxin — protein MMTEYVLDSSAILAVSNNEIGAEQAAAALFASKVCSVNLAEVVTKFVEGGAPFDLARRQVEDLALTVIDFDRELAIQAGLLRKTTSHRGLSLGDRACLALAIREKRPVLTADTAWSDLDLPVQVVLIR, from the coding sequence ATGATGACTGAATACGTCTTGGATAGCTCGGCGATACTGGCGGTCTCCAACAACGAGATCGGCGCCGAGCAAGCCGCCGCCGCGCTGTTCGCCAGCAAAGTCTGCAGCGTCAACCTCGCTGAGGTGGTTACCAAGTTTGTGGAGGGAGGCGCTCCTTTCGATCTTGCGAGACGCCAGGTCGAAGACTTGGCTCTGACCGTCATCGACTTCGACCGGGAGTTGGCGATTCAAGCCGGCTTGCTGCGCAAGACCACGAGCCACAGAGGCCTCTCCCTGGGCGATCGCGCCTGTCTGGCCCTGGCGATACGCGAGAAGCGGCCCGTCCTGACCGCCGATACGGCTTGGTCCGATCTGGACCTGCCGGTGCAAGTCGTGCTGATACGCTGA
- a CDS encoding glycine zipper 2TM domain-containing protein encodes MTSRILVTLLATTMACGAVAPAFAQDAAYQRSLERYNDQRTSYYDQVADYRDRQAAYERERERYIQARGDYDRRYGTGAYDRRYPTSGARYSAATYRESAAYNTERARFERERLAYERARYTYDRRRGTGAYDRRHQTQAARFRIDSNYAGSSGYDGQRAQWERDRAEYERARTDYDRRYGGGAYDRRYPDYANRFGTPYVGGYSIDTSTSSNTGADCRQDAKRNATVGGVIGALAGAALGSNVAARNARPEGTVLGALVGAGVGAAIGNASAKCDTRGAYYSHDQTQPYRYTDGRFADSSERCRLAPAPTEYNGRVETRYIRVCPDADGRYRVQG; translated from the coding sequence ATGACTTCCAGAATCCTGGTCACGCTGCTCGCGACCACCATGGCCTGCGGCGCCGTCGCCCCCGCCTTCGCGCAGGACGCGGCCTACCAGCGCAGCCTCGAGCGCTATAACGACCAGAGGACGTCCTATTACGATCAGGTGGCCGACTATCGCGACCGCCAGGCGGCCTATGAACGCGAGCGCGAGCGCTACATCCAGGCGCGCGGCGACTATGACCGCCGCTACGGCACGGGCGCCTATGACCGTCGCTACCCGACCTCTGGCGCGCGCTACAGCGCCGCGACCTATCGGGAGAGCGCGGCCTACAACACCGAGCGCGCGCGTTTCGAGCGCGAACGCCTGGCCTATGAGCGGGCGCGCTACACCTATGACCGCCGTCGCGGGACCGGCGCCTACGACCGGCGCCATCAGACCCAGGCCGCCCGCTTCCGCATCGACAGCAACTACGCCGGCAGCAGCGGCTATGACGGCCAGAGGGCGCAGTGGGAACGCGACCGCGCCGAGTATGAGCGCGCCCGCACGGACTATGACCGTCGCTATGGCGGCGGCGCCTATGACCGTCGCTATCCCGACTACGCCAACCGCTTCGGGACGCCCTATGTCGGCGGCTACAGCATCGACACCAGCACAAGCAGCAACACCGGCGCCGACTGCCGGCAGGACGCCAAGCGCAACGCCACCGTCGGCGGGGTGATCGGCGCCCTGGCCGGGGCGGCCCTGGGCTCGAACGTCGCCGCCCGCAACGCGCGTCCCGAAGGCACGGTGCTGGGGGCCCTGGTCGGCGCGGGGGTCGGCGCGGCCATCGGCAACGCCTCGGCCAAGTGCGACACCCGCGGCGCCTACTACAGCCACGATCAGACACAGCCCTATCGCTACACCGACGGCCGCTTCGCCGACTCCAGCGAGCGCTGCCGCCTGGCCCCGGCCCCGACCGAGTATAACGGCCGCGTCGAGACCCGTTACATCCGCGTCTGCCCTGACGCCGACGGCCGCTATCGCGTCCAGGGCTGA
- a CDS encoding Flp family type IVb pilin — MAARRPLSAFWRDQSGATAVEVGVIVVLISIALIGAITVLSDGIKTAFTKSADAMGS, encoded by the coding sequence CTGGCTGCGCGACGTCCTCTGAGCGCGTTCTGGCGCGATCAATCGGGCGCGACGGCCGTCGAGGTCGGCGTGATCGTGGTGCTGATCAGCATCGCCCTGATCGGCGCCATCACCGTGCTGAGCGACGGCATCAAGACCGCCTTCACCAAGTCCGCCGACGCGATGGGCAGCTAA
- a CDS encoding methyltransferase domain-containing protein, translated as MTASPLLFDRTLHRRRLDRAAPDFGAADFLKARAAQDVVMRLETILRRFPVAVDLGARNGHFFKALSESDARANIDALFETDLSGRMLAGRDTARVVADEERLPFGDATLDLVVSTLSLHWTNDLVGALIQIRRALRPDGLFVGALFGGATLTELRQCLLAAEAELTDGATMRVSPFADAIDAAGLLQRAGFALPVADVDRVKVRYAHPIALLRDLRQMGETSVLLDRSRKPLTRKVLFRAMELYAERFAEADGKVPATFEIVSVTGWAPHDSQQKPLRPGSAKMRLADALGTKEQPAGDKAG; from the coding sequence ATGACCGCTTCTCCGCTCCTGTTCGACCGCACCCTGCACCGTCGGCGCCTTGACCGCGCCGCGCCCGACTTCGGCGCGGCCGACTTCCTGAAGGCCCGCGCCGCCCAGGACGTGGTGATGCGGCTGGAGACGATCCTGCGACGCTTTCCGGTCGCCGTCGACCTCGGTGCGAGAAACGGTCATTTTTTCAAGGCCTTGAGCGAGAGCGACGCGCGCGCCAACATCGATGCGCTGTTCGAGACCGACCTGTCGGGGCGGATGCTGGCGGGCCGCGACACCGCGCGCGTGGTCGCCGACGAAGAGCGCCTGCCGTTCGGCGACGCCACGCTGGATCTGGTGGTCTCGACCCTGTCGCTGCACTGGACCAACGATCTTGTGGGCGCCCTGATCCAGATCCGCCGGGCGCTAAGGCCCGACGGTCTGTTCGTCGGCGCGTTGTTTGGCGGAGCGACCCTGACCGAGCTTCGCCAGTGCCTGCTGGCGGCCGAGGCCGAGCTGACCGACGGCGCCACGATGCGGGTCTCGCCGTTCGCCGACGCCATCGACGCGGCGGGCCTCCTGCAACGCGCCGGTTTCGCCCTGCCGGTGGCGGATGTCGATCGGGTCAAGGTGCGCTACGCCCACCCGATCGCGCTGCTGCGCGATCTTCGGCAAATGGGCGAGACCAGCGTGCTGCTGGACCGCTCGCGCAAGCCCTTGACCCGCAAGGTGCTGTTCCGGGCGATGGAGCTTTATGCAGAAAGGTTCGCTGAGGCGGACGGCAAGGTTCCGGCCACGTTCGAGATCGTCTCGGTCACCGGCTGGGCGCCGCATGACAGCCAGCAGAAGCCTCTGCGGCCGGGCTCGGCCAAGATGCGCCTGGCCGATGCGCTGGGAACGAAGGAACAGCCGGCGGGCGATAAGGCGGGGTAG
- a CDS encoding sensor histidine kinase has translation MGEGGQRATPALTKIVSGEMAARVLAFDWSKTPLGAREDWSPALRLVTDIVLASNFPMALRWGPELVLIYNDAYAPALHERHPSALGQSFYDTSPGFQAALRGLHEDILTGTSGGFAFDRLPLKVLHHGVLEDAYFTVNYSPVPDATAPSGVGGVLVAAVEISQSVKAEQTLRATQERYQMAREVAGVVGAWEWDMKADKVYADARYAELHNVDPALAEAGLPVLAFTPALHPDDRDRVRAVAQASAATGGSFSEEYRLVQADGSIRWVYTRGKAYLDADGQPARNTGVIIDVTERKQAEAELAAARVDLDLAAQAAGLGRWVLRPHVNQRHWDARTRAIFGLTEHEPPSTARFLSLVHPDDRDAVRDAMAAATDPHGLGTINLDYRIRRANDHALRWIEVFGQAFFENGVCTRFVGVVSDVTDRREAVDRLVRQEETLRLAIDAADVGTWDHDLDTGEVRLSDRCYAMFGVTPGEPVTEETLTPFTHAADVPRVRDAVDRALDPAVRADYAIEFRVTGRDDHVERWLSAKGKVIFDDEGRARRFLGAVVNITERKRAELHLRLLVNELNHRVKNSLATIQAIAAQSFNGQRDMDEAKEAFSNRIVALAEAHDLLTRENWEGAEMHDVASRVAVLHGGSVRFELSGPSIRLSPKTALSLSMALHELATNAVKYGALSAQDGRIQIAWDLAPETGAPRLDLTWTERDGPPVKPPERRGFGSRLIERGLAAELAGAAVIDFQPDGVICRIRALLEA, from the coding sequence ATGGGCGAGGGCGGCCAGCGAGCCACGCCTGCTTTGACGAAGATCGTGAGCGGCGAGATGGCCGCGCGCGTTCTGGCGTTCGACTGGTCCAAGACGCCGCTCGGCGCGCGTGAAGACTGGTCACCGGCCTTGCGCCTGGTCACCGACATCGTCCTGGCCAGCAACTTCCCCATGGCCCTGCGCTGGGGACCCGAGCTGGTCCTGATCTACAACGACGCCTATGCGCCCGCCCTGCACGAGCGCCATCCCAGCGCCCTGGGCCAGAGCTTCTACGACACCTCGCCAGGCTTCCAGGCGGCTTTGCGCGGCTTGCACGAAGACATCCTGACCGGGACCAGCGGCGGCTTCGCGTTCGATCGCCTGCCCTTGAAGGTTCTGCACCACGGGGTCCTGGAAGACGCCTATTTCACCGTCAACTACAGCCCCGTGCCGGACGCGACCGCGCCCAGCGGCGTGGGCGGCGTGCTGGTGGCGGCGGTCGAGATCTCCCAGTCGGTCAAGGCCGAGCAAACCCTGCGCGCCACCCAGGAACGCTATCAGATGGCCCGCGAAGTGGCCGGCGTGGTCGGGGCCTGGGAATGGGACATGAAGGCCGACAAGGTCTATGCCGACGCCCGCTACGCCGAGCTGCACAATGTGGATCCGGCCCTGGCCGAAGCTGGCTTGCCGGTGCTGGCCTTCACCCCCGCCCTGCATCCCGACGACCGTGATCGCGTCCGCGCCGTGGCCCAGGCGTCGGCCGCGACCGGCGGGTCCTTCTCGGAGGAATATCGGCTGGTGCAGGCGGACGGCTCGATCCGCTGGGTTTACACGCGCGGCAAGGCGTATCTGGACGCCGACGGCCAACCGGCCCGCAACACCGGCGTCATCATCGACGTCACCGAGCGAAAGCAGGCCGAGGCCGAACTGGCGGCCGCGCGCGTCGACCTGGATCTGGCCGCCCAGGCGGCGGGCCTGGGGCGCTGGGTGTTGCGGCCCCATGTCAACCAACGCCACTGGGACGCGCGCACGCGGGCGATCTTTGGCCTGACCGAGCACGAGCCGCCCAGCACCGCGCGCTTCCTGTCGCTGGTGCATCCCGACGACCGCGACGCGGTGCGGGACGCGATGGCGGCGGCGACCGATCCGCACGGACTGGGCACGATCAATCTCGATTACCGGATCCGCCGCGCCAATGACCACGCCTTGCGCTGGATCGAGGTGTTCGGCCAGGCCTTCTTCGAGAACGGGGTCTGTACGCGCTTCGTCGGGGTGGTCTCCGACGTCACCGATCGCCGCGAGGCGGTCGACCGCCTGGTGCGCCAGGAAGAAACGCTGCGCCTGGCCATCGACGCGGCGGATGTCGGCACCTGGGACCACGATCTGGATACGGGGGAGGTTCGCCTCTCGGACCGCTGCTATGCGATGTTCGGCGTAACGCCGGGCGAGCCGGTGACCGAGGAGACGCTGACGCCGTTCACCCATGCGGCCGATGTCCCCCGCGTGCGGGACGCGGTCGATCGGGCCTTGGACCCCGCCGTCCGGGCCGACTACGCCATCGAGTTCCGGGTCACCGGCCGCGACGACCATGTCGAGCGCTGGCTTTCGGCCAAGGGCAAGGTGATTTTCGACGACGAGGGCAGGGCGCGTCGCTTCCTGGGGGCGGTGGTCAACATCACCGAGCGCAAGCGCGCCGAGCTGCACCTGCGCCTGCTGGTCAATGAGCTGAACCATCGGGTCAAGAACAGCCTTGCCACCATCCAAGCCATCGCCGCGCAAAGCTTCAACGGCCAGCGCGATATGGACGAGGCCAAGGAGGCGTTCTCCAACCGCATCGTCGCCCTGGCCGAGGCGCACGACCTGTTGACCCGCGAGAACTGGGAGGGCGCGGAGATGCACGATGTCGCCTCCCGCGTCGCGGTGCTGCACGGCGGATCCGTTCGCTTCGAGCTGAGCGGCCCGTCGATCCGCCTGTCGCCCAAGACGGCGCTATCGCTGTCCATGGCGCTGCACGAACTGGCCACCAACGCCGTCAAGTACGGCGCCCTGTCCGCGCAGGATGGGCGTATCCAGATCGCCTGGGACCTGGCGCCGGAGACCGGCGCGCCCCGCCTCGATCTGACCTGGACTGAGCGAGACGGCCCGCCTGTCAAACCGCCGGAACGGCGCGGCTTCGGCTCGCGCCTGATCGAGCGCGGTTTGGCCGCCGAGCTGGCCGGGGCGGCCGTGATCGACTTCCAGCCCGACGGCGTGATCTGCCGCATCCGGGCGCTGCTGGAGGCGTAA
- a CDS encoding ABC transporter ATP-binding protein, whose translation MGAVLTEALVIRGLSKTFAKPAVSSLDLTVRAGELYALLGPNGAGKTTTLRMVAGLTQPDAGEIAIFGVDARKDPAGAKALLAWAPDEAMIYDKLTPLEYLEFVAGLWNINPRTAKAKAEELLATLGLASEARRRCEGFSRGMKQKVALAGALIHDPKLLILDEPLTGLDAAAARLVKDMLQARVDAGGTVILTTHILDVAERMADRIGIIAGGRLLAEGTLDELRSRAGEASGRTLEDVFLQLTAEAAA comes from the coding sequence TTGGGGGCGGTGTTGACGGAAGCCTTGGTTATTCGCGGGTTGAGCAAGACGTTCGCCAAGCCTGCGGTGTCGAGCCTGGACCTGACGGTCCGCGCGGGCGAGCTCTATGCGCTGCTGGGGCCCAACGGCGCGGGCAAGACCACGACCTTGCGGATGGTGGCGGGCCTGACCCAGCCCGACGCGGGCGAGATCGCCATCTTCGGCGTCGATGCGCGCAAGGACCCGGCCGGCGCCAAGGCCCTGCTGGCCTGGGCGCCCGACGAGGCGATGATCTACGACAAGCTGACGCCGCTGGAATATCTGGAGTTCGTCGCCGGCCTCTGGAACATCAATCCCCGCACCGCCAAGGCCAAGGCCGAGGAGCTTCTGGCCACCCTGGGCCTGGCCTCCGAGGCGCGCCGCCGCTGCGAAGGCTTCTCGCGCGGCATGAAGCAGAAGGTCGCCCTGGCCGGCGCCCTGATCCACGATCCCAAGCTGCTGATCCTGGACGAGCCCCTGACCGGTCTCGACGCCGCCGCCGCGCGCCTCGTCAAGGACATGCTGCAGGCCCGCGTCGACGCCGGCGGCACGGTGATCCTGACCACCCACATCCTGGACGTGGCCGAGCGCATGGCCGACCGCATAGGCATCATCGCCGGCGGCCGCCTGCTGGCCGAGGGCACCCTGGACGAGCTGCGTAGCCGGGCCGGCGAGGCCAGCGGCCGCACCCTGGAAGACGTCTTCCTGCAACTGACGGCCGAGGCCGCCGCGTGA
- the mutT gene encoding 8-oxo-dGTP diphosphatase MutT, whose product MTKPIVLVAAAALIDVDGRVLICQRPQGKQLAGLWEFPGGKVEAGETPEECLIRELQEELGIKVAHACLAPFVFASHSYESFHLLMPLYLLRRWEGQVTRKEHEALAWVKPDKLSDYPMPPADEPLVAWLRDVL is encoded by the coding sequence ATGACCAAGCCCATCGTCCTCGTCGCCGCCGCCGCTCTGATCGATGTCGATGGCCGCGTGCTGATCTGTCAGCGCCCGCAGGGCAAGCAACTGGCCGGCTTGTGGGAGTTTCCGGGCGGCAAGGTCGAGGCCGGCGAGACGCCGGAGGAGTGCCTGATCCGGGAGTTGCAAGAAGAGCTCGGGATCAAGGTGGCGCACGCCTGCCTGGCGCCGTTTGTTTTTGCGTCTCACAGTTACGAGTCTTTTCACCTCCTGATGCCACTCTACTTGCTGCGTCGCTGGGAAGGCCAAGTGACGCGCAAGGAGCACGAGGCGCTGGCATGGGTGAAACCGGACAAGCTGAGCGACTATCCGATGCCGCCGGCCGACGAGCCCCTGGTGGCCTGGCTGCGCGACGTCCTCTGA
- a CDS encoding glycine zipper 2TM domain-containing protein, with protein sequence MRAPLKAIILATAVGFAASTVAATTAEAQSKSRYRVLVCSKSKAKNGAVIGGLGGALLGNTVAARGAKTEGALLGGAVGAVAGHEIGKSKKKCHYEYRYR encoded by the coding sequence ATGCGCGCGCCCCTGAAAGCCATCATCCTGGCCACCGCCGTCGGCTTCGCCGCCAGCACCGTCGCGGCGACCACCGCCGAGGCTCAGTCCAAGAGCCGCTATCGCGTGCTGGTCTGCAGCAAGTCCAAGGCCAAGAACGGCGCCGTCATCGGCGGCCTGGGCGGAGCCCTGCTGGGCAACACCGTCGCGGCCCGCGGCGCCAAGACCGAAGGCGCCCTGCTGGGCGGCGCGGTCGGCGCCGTGGCCGGTCACGAGATCGGCAAGAGCAAGAAGAAGTGCCACTACGAGTACCGCTACCGCTAG
- a CDS encoding DEAD/DEAH box helicase, which yields MTQFSDLGLAKPLLKALAEKGYKEPTPIQAQAIPVVLQGRDLLGIAQTGTGKTAAFALPILQRLAEDRKPAPRRGFRCLVLSPTRELATQIAENFKAYAVHMGLSVHTIYGGVKYGPQMKALAGGIDVLVATPGRLMDHMAEKSAIVSGTEIFVLDEADQMLDLGFVVPIRKIAAQLTKNRQNLFFSATMPSEIGKLAGELLNDPVQVSVAPQATTVERIDQRILFIEAQRKRPLLAEILAEPGVERTIVFTRTKRGADRVAKYLNAAGIEAASIHGDKTQGQRERALAAFKAGEMRALVATDIAARGIDVNDVSHVINYELPNVPEAYVHRIGRTARKGKDGIAISFCADDERNLLKDIQKATRQTIPAFDRRNDKLLAAAAAVADKLVPAEKYVDPRKADPRNDVPSELRRKRPRNRNGGGGGGGRAEGGQKAQGRGPGQGKGPGKPGQKSGPAQNEFRGPKRQAAAAEKRWSPID from the coding sequence GTGACTCAATTTTCTGACCTTGGCCTGGCCAAGCCGCTGCTGAAGGCCCTTGCCGAAAAGGGCTACAAGGAGCCGACGCCGATCCAGGCCCAGGCCATCCCGGTGGTGCTGCAAGGCCGCGACCTGCTGGGCATCGCCCAGACGGGCACCGGCAAGACCGCCGCCTTCGCCCTACCGATCCTGCAGCGCCTGGCCGAAGACCGTAAGCCGGCCCCGCGCCGCGGCTTCCGCTGCCTGGTGCTCTCGCCGACCCGCGAGCTGGCCACCCAGATCGCCGAGAACTTCAAGGCCTACGCCGTCCACATGGGCCTGTCGGTCCACACCATCTATGGCGGCGTCAAGTATGGCCCGCAGATGAAGGCCCTGGCCGGCGGCATCGACGTCCTGGTCGCCACCCCCGGCCGCCTGATGGACCACATGGCCGAGAAGTCGGCCATCGTCTCGGGCACCGAGATCTTCGTGCTCGACGAAGCCGACCAGATGCTGGACCTGGGCTTCGTGGTGCCGATCCGCAAGATCGCCGCCCAGCTGACCAAGAACCGCCAGAACCTGTTCTTCTCGGCCACCATGCCCAGCGAAATCGGCAAGCTGGCCGGCGAGCTGCTGAACGACCCGGTGCAGGTCTCGGTCGCGCCCCAAGCCACCACCGTCGAGCGCATCGACCAGCGGATCCTGTTCATCGAGGCCCAGCGCAAGCGTCCGCTTCTGGCCGAGATCCTGGCCGAGCCCGGCGTGGAGCGCACCATCGTCTTCACCCGCACCAAGCGCGGCGCCGACCGGGTGGCCAAGTATCTGAACGCCGCCGGCATCGAGGCCGCCTCGATCCACGGCGACAAGACGCAGGGTCAGCGCGAACGCGCGCTCGCGGCCTTCAAGGCCGGTGAGATGCGGGCTCTTGTGGCCACCGACATCGCCGCGCGCGGCATCGACGTCAACGACGTCAGCCACGTGATCAACTACGAGCTGCCCAACGTGCCGGAGGCCTATGTCCACCGGATCGGCCGCACCGCGCGAAAGGGCAAGGACGGCATCGCCATCAGCTTCTGCGCCGATGACGAGCGTAACCTGCTGAAGGACATCCAGAAGGCCACCCGCCAGACGATCCCGGCCTTCGACCGTCGCAACGACAAGCTGCTGGCCGCGGCCGCCGCCGTCGCCGACAAGCTGGTCCCGGCCGAGAAGTACGTTGATCCGCGCAAGGCCGATCCGCGCAACGACGTCCCGTCCGAACTGCGCCGCAAGCGCCCGCGCAACCGCAATGGCGGCGGCGGTGGTGGCGGTCGCGCCGAAGGCGGCCAGAAGGCTCAGGGGCGTGGTCCTGGTCAGGGCAAGGGCCCCGGCAAGCCGGGCCAGAAGTCCGGTCCTGCCCAGAACGAGTTTCGCGGCCCCAAGCGCCAAGCCGCGGCCGCCGAGAAGCGCTGGTCGCCGATCGATTGA
- a CDS encoding aspartate kinase, with protein sequence MSRLVMKFGGTSVADLERIRRVARLVAAEVATGKQVAVVVSAMSGKTNELVAWTDGAGRAAAGLPESDDEYDAVVASGEQVTAGLLAMTLRNMGHKARSFLGWQVPILTDEAHGRARIEEIPPENLEACFANGEIAVIAGFQGVTPNRRITTLGRGGSDTSAVAIAAAVKGDCDIYTDVDGVYTTDPRIESKARRLAKISYEEMLEMASLGAKVLQTRSVEMAMAHRVPVRVLSSFVEPGEAPGQGTIVCDEEEIMEKRIVSGVAYSRDEAKITLLGLPDHPGVSSQIFGRLADANVNVDMIVQSRARSADTANMEFTVGKRDAQRAVEIVEAAQKEIGFEAVAVNEDVAKVSVIGVGMRSHAGVAQSMFQALAEKNINIQVISTSEIKISVLIDAAYTELAVRALHAVYGLDQL encoded by the coding sequence GTGTCACGTCTGGTGATGAAGTTCGGCGGCACGTCGGTGGCCGACCTGGAGCGCATCCGCCGTGTGGCGCGCCTGGTCGCCGCCGAGGTCGCGACGGGCAAGCAAGTAGCCGTCGTCGTGTCGGCCATGTCGGGCAAGACCAACGAGCTGGTCGCCTGGACCGATGGCGCGGGCCGCGCCGCTGCGGGCCTGCCGGAGTCGGACGACGAGTATGACGCCGTCGTCGCCTCGGGCGAGCAGGTCACGGCCGGCCTGCTGGCCATGACCCTGCGCAACATGGGCCACAAGGCCCGCTCGTTCCTGGGCTGGCAGGTGCCGATCCTCACCGACGAGGCCCACGGCCGCGCGCGGATCGAGGAGATCCCGCCCGAGAACCTCGAGGCCTGCTTCGCCAACGGCGAGATCGCCGTGATCGCCGGCTTCCAGGGCGTGACGCCCAATCGCCGCATCACCACCCTGGGCCGGGGCGGCTCGGACACCAGCGCCGTGGCCATCGCCGCCGCCGTCAAGGGCGACTGCGACATCTATACGGACGTCGATGGGGTCTACACCACCGACCCCCGTATCGAGAGCAAGGCCAGGCGCCTGGCCAAGATCTCCTACGAAGAAATGCTCGAAATGGCCTCGCTGGGGGCCAAGGTTCTGCAGACCCGCTCGGTCGAGATGGCCATGGCCCATCGCGTCCCGGTGCGGGTGCTGTCCAGTTTCGTCGAACCGGGCGAAGCCCCGGGCCAAGGTACGATCGTCTGCGACGAGGAAGAAATCATGGAAAAGCGCATCGTCTCGGGCGTCGCCTACAGCCGCGACGAAGCCAAGATCACCTTGCTGGGCCTGCCCGATCACCCGGGCGTGTCCTCGCAGATCTTCGGCCGTCTGGCCGACGCCAATGTGAACGTCGACATGATCGTGCAGTCGCGCGCCCGCAGCGCCGACACCGCCAACATGGAGTTCACCGTCGGCAAGCGTGACGCCCAGCGCGCCGTCGAGATCGTCGAGGCCGCCCAGAAGGAGATCGGCTTCGAGGCCGTCGCCGTCAACGAGGACGTCGCCAAGGTGTCGGTGATCGGGGTGGGCATGCGTTCGCACGCGGGCGTGGCCCAATCGATGTTCCAGGCCCTGGCCGAGAAGAACATCAACATCCAGGTCATCTCGACCTCGGAGATCAAGATCAGCGTCCTGATCGACGCGGCCTATACCGAACTGGCGGTGCGGGCGCTGCACGCGGTGTACGGGCTGGATCAGCTTTAA
- a CDS encoding ComF family protein — protein MRAEHGDSEPTWKAATGRLVPHLRGLGRGLLDLILPPASLDGQTALSGGLSPAAFAKVTFIDDPVCDGCGLAMAYVDAAAERCLACQAKPKAFARARAACVYDEHSRDLILMLKHADRVDLAGLFARWLSRAAGELLDEADAIAPVPTHRSRMFSRRYNQAAEIARPLARMAARPNLPDALVRRRDTQSQGGKSASGRRRNVAAAFVVPPSRRGQVAGRKILLIDDVLTTGATAEGCARALLAAGAARVTLCVVARVTEMQARPI, from the coding sequence ATGCGCGCGGAACATGGCGATTCCGAACCGACATGGAAAGCCGCGACAGGCCGTCTGGTCCCTCATTTGCGCGGCCTGGGGCGCGGGCTGCTGGACCTGATCCTGCCGCCCGCCAGCCTGGACGGCCAGACGGCCCTGAGCGGCGGCCTGTCGCCGGCGGCCTTCGCCAAGGTGACCTTCATCGATGATCCGGTCTGCGACGGTTGCGGCCTGGCCATGGCCTATGTCGACGCCGCCGCCGAGCGCTGCCTGGCCTGTCAGGCCAAGCCCAAGGCCTTCGCCCGGGCCCGGGCGGCCTGTGTCTATGACGAGCACTCGCGCGATCTGATCCTGATGCTCAAGCACGCCGACCGCGTCGATCTGGCGGGCCTGTTCGCGCGCTGGCTGTCGAGGGCGGCGGGCGAGCTGCTGGACGAGGCCGACGCCATCGCGCCGGTCCCCACCCACAGGTCCCGGATGTTCAGTCGACGCTACAACCAGGCCGCCGAGATCGCCCGGCCGTTGGCGCGGATGGCGGCGCGTCCCAATCTGCCCGACGCTCTGGTCCGGCGGCGCGACACCCAGAGCCAGGGCGGCAAGTCCGCCTCGGGGCGGCGGCGCAACGTGGCTGCGGCGTTCGTCGTTCCGCCGTCCCGGCGAGGCCAGGTCGCGGGGCGCAAGATCCTGCTGATTGACGACGTCCTGACCACCGGCGCCACCGCCGAGGGCTGCGCGCGGGCGCTTCTGGCGGCGGGCGCGGCCCGCGTCACCCTGTGCGTCGTCGCGCGCGTTACAGAAATGCAGGCGCGTCCTATATGA
- the ubiG gene encoding bifunctional 2-polyprenyl-6-hydroxyphenol methylase/3-demethylubiquinol 3-O-methyltransferase UbiG, whose amino-acid sequence MTQAASAAPSWSIDPADVARFSAIAAEWWDPKGKFAPLHVFNPCRLAFIREQALARFDRDGAARAPFEGLTLLDIGCGGGLLSEPMARLGFAVTAIDASEKNIKTAATHAAEQGLEIGYRPATAEQLLAEGAGPFDVVLTMEVIEHVADPGEFLRTCAKLLKPGGIMFVATLNRTLKALALAKIGAEYVLRWVPPGTHDWKQFLKPEELRAFLAGEPVAMQGPFGVAYNPLTGRWSRSSDTDINYMMTVTKD is encoded by the coding sequence ATGACACAAGCCGCCTCCGCCGCCCCCTCCTGGAGCATCGACCCCGCCGACGTGGCGCGCTTCTCGGCCATCGCGGCCGAGTGGTGGGATCCCAAGGGCAAGTTCGCGCCGCTGCATGTGTTCAATCCCTGCCGGCTGGCCTTCATCCGTGAACAGGCCCTGGCGCGGTTCGACCGCGACGGCGCGGCGCGCGCGCCGTTCGAGGGCCTCACCCTGCTCGACATCGGCTGCGGCGGCGGGCTGCTGAGCGAGCCGATGGCGCGGCTGGGCTTTGCTGTCACCGCGATCGACGCCTCGGAAAAGAACATCAAGACCGCCGCCACCCATGCGGCCGAACAGGGTCTGGAGATCGGCTACCGCCCCGCCACCGCCGAGCAGTTGCTGGCCGAGGGCGCGGGGCCGTTCGACGTCGTCCTGACCATGGAGGTCATCGAGCACGTCGCCGATCCAGGCGAGTTCCTGCGCACCTGCGCCAAGCTTTTGAAGCCCGGCGGCATCATGTTCGTGGCCACCCTGAACCGCACACTGAAGGCCCTGGCCCTGGCCAAGATCGGCGCCGAGTACGTGCTGCGCTGGGTGCCGCCGGGCACCCACGACTGGAAGCAGTTCCTGAAACCCGAAGAACTGCGCGCCTTCCTCGCCGGCGAGCCGGTGGCCATGCAGGGCCCGTTTGGCGTGGCCTACAACCCGCTGACCGGCCGCTGGAGCCGCTCAAGCGACACCGACATCAACTACATGATGACGGTGACCAAGGACTGA